The genomic region TGCGCGGCCGGGACGGCGCCTGGCGCTCCATCCGCTCGCGCGGGCACGCCGTGAAGCGGGACGAGGCCGGGCGCGCGCTCCGCGTCACCGGGACCAGCACCGACGTCACGGAGCTGGACGAGCTGCAGGGCCGGCTGCTCGCGGCCACCCGGCTCGCCTCGGTGGGCACCCTGGCGGCGGGCGTGGCCCACGAGATCAACAACCCCCTCACCTACGTCTCGGCCAACCTGGCGGTGCTCCTCGACGAGCTCTCGGCGGCGGCGCCGCTGGAGGAGCGCCGCGGCGAGCTGCGCGAGCGGGCCGAGGAGGCGCGCCAGGGGGCGAGCCGGATCGCCTCGGTGGTCGCCGCCATGCGCGCCCTGGGCGGCCCGGAGCGGGCCGGGCAGGCCTGCGCGATCGACGTCGGGGCGGAGCTGCAGGCGGCCCTCCAGATGGCGCGCAACCAGGTCGTCCAGCGCGCCGCGCTCGAGGTGTCGATCGCGCCCGACCTGCCGAAGGCCAGCGCCAAGACCAACGAGCTCGGGCGCGTCTTCCTCAACCTGCTCGTGAACGCGGCGCAGGCGCTGCCGGAGGGGCAGGCCGACCGGAACCGCGTGACCGTGGAGGCGCGCCGGAGCGGGGACGGGATCGTCGTCGAGGTGTCGGACACCGGGCCCGGCATCCCGCCGGAGGTCCGCGAGCGGATGTTCGAGGCGTTCTTCACCACCAAGCCCGTCGGCGTCGGGACCGGGCTGGGGCTCTCGATCGCCCGCAGCATCGTGGTCTCGGCGGGCGGCGCCATCGAGGTGGACTCGGAGCCCGGCCGCGGCGCCACCTTCCGCGTCCGCCTGCCCGCCGCCGGCGCCCCGGCCGCCGCGTCCGGGGCGGCCCCGCCCCCCGCCCCCGCCTCGGCCGGGGCGCGCCGGCGCGTGCTGCTCATCGACGACGAGCCGATGGTGCGCCGCTCGCTGGAGCGGATCCTGCGCCGTCACCACGACGTGGTGTCGCTCGGCTCCGCCGAGGAGGCGCTCGCCCGGATCGTGGCCGGGGAGCGCCCGGACGTCATCCTGTGCGACTTCATGATGAGCGGCCTCGACGGGATCGGCTTCCACGAGGCGCTGTCGCGGGAGCACGCCGCGCTGCTCGAGCGGCTGGTGTTCGTGAGCGGCGGCGCCTTCGGCGAGCGCGCCACCCGGTTCCTCCGGGAGCACGCGGTCACCGTGGCGCCGAAGCCGATCGACCCGCCGGCCCTGCTGGCGCTCATCGACCGGATCGTGACGCGGGCGGAGGCGGCGCGGGCCGCCTGAGACGAAGGGTGGCCCGCTCAGCGCGCGCGGTCGAGCGCCGCCAGCAGGAGCTCGATGTCGGGCGGCTTGGGGAGGTGCGCCTCGAACCCGGCCTCGCGCGCCCGCGCGCGATCCTCGGGTTGCGCGTAGCCGCTCAGCGCGATGAGGCGCGCGCTCCCGAGCGCCTCGTCGGCGCGGAGGGCGCGCGCGACCTCGTAGCCGTCCATGTCCGGCAGCCCGATGTCGCACAGCACCACGTCCGGGCGCAGCGCGCGGGCGAGCTCGAGCGCGGAGCGGCCGTCCCGCGCCACGCGCACCCGGTGCCCCTCGAGCGCCAGGATCTCGGCGAGGCTCTGGCCGGCGTCCACGTTGTCCTCGACGAGGAGGATGTCGCGGGACCGGGGCGCGACGGCCGGGCCCGGGGCGGCCGCGGCGGCGGGCGCGGCGGGCGCGAGCGGCAGGCGGAACGCGAGCTCCGAGCCGAGCCCGAGCCCCTCGCTGCGCGCCGCGACCGAGCCGCCGTGCAGCTCCACCAGCCCCTTCACCAGGGCGAGCCCGAGGCCGAGGCCGCCCGCGGTCCGCGCCAGCGGCTGCTCGGCCTGGGCGAACGGCTCGAAGAGGCGCGCCAGCGTGGCGGGCGACATCCCCACGCCGGTGTCGCGGACGCGCAGCTCCACCTCCCGGCCGTCGGCGCGGAGCGCGACCACCACCCGGCCGCCGCCGGGGGTGAACTTGAGCGCGTTCTGCAGGAGGTTCCCGAGGACCTGGCCGATCCGGGTGGCGTCGGCGTCCACCCAGGCCGGGCCGTTCGTCTCCTCCTCGACCGAGAGCCCGACGCCGCCCTGCTCGAACATCGACCGCAGGTCGTCGGCGGTTCGCCGCACCACGTCGCGGAGGTCCACCCGGGCGCGCTGGAGGGCCACCTTGCCGTGCGCGATCCGCGTCACGTCGAGCAGGTCGTCCACCAGCCGGGAGAGGTGCTCGGTCTGGCGCCGGATGACCTCCTGGGCGCGCGCCGCCTGCTCCGAGCCGGCCGCGGCCCGCTCCAGGAGGTAGATGCTGTTCCGGATGGGCGCGAGGGGGTTGCGCAGCTCGTGCGACAGCATCGCCAGGAAGCCGGTCTTGACCCGGTCCGCCTCCCGGAGCTCCTCCTCCGCCCGCTTGCGCGCGGTGATGTCGTCGAACAGCACCGCCACCCGGCGCTGCTCGGGGCTGCCGATGCGGAAGGCCGAGACCTCGTAGTAGCGGCCGAGCGCCTGCGCCGGGAGCTCGAAGCGGGCCGCCTCGCCGGTGCGGGCGACGTCCCCGTAGATCCGGAACCAGTGCTCCTCGTGCGCCGGCACCAGCTCGCGGATGCAGCGGCCGGTCGCGCCGGAGAGGCCGGTGTGCCGCTCGAAGGAGCGGTTCACCTCGAGGAAGCGGTAGTCCGCGGGCCGCTCGCCCTCGAAGAGCACCTCGATGATGCAGAACCCCTCGTCGATCGAGTCGAAGAGGGAGCGGTACTTGGCCTCCGACTCCCGGAGGGCCTGCTCCGCCCGGGCCCGCGCCACCGAGGACCAGGTCCGCTCCGCGGTCTCCTCGAGGAGGGCGAGGTCCTCGGCCGTCCAGCGGCGCGGCACGTCCTGGTGGACGACGAGGAGCGCGACGGGCCGGCCTTCCTTGAACAGCGACAGGAGGGCGTAGGCGCCGATGCCGAGCGCCGCCGTGGCCGCCCGCTCGTCCGGGCGCAGCCGCGCGTCGCTCCCGACGTCGTGGATGACGAGCGTGCGGCCGGCGCGGAACTCCCCCATGACGAGCGGGCCGTAGCTGTCGAGGTGGTAGCGGCCGACGGTGCTCGCGGCGCCGGGCACCCGGTACTCGGAGCGGACGATCCCGTACGCGCCGTCGGGCGTCACCTCGCCGTAGTGCACGCGCGTGGCGCCGAGGTGCTGCCCGAGGACCCGCGCCGCCTCCCCCTGGATCTCGTCCGGATCGGCGAGCGGCCGCAGGGTGTCGGCGAGCAGCAGGCGGAAGCCGTCGCGGGCGGCGGAGACCCGGAGCTGCTCCAGGAAGAGCTCTCGCTCGCGGAGGTCGCTGCTCGAAGGCGCGGGCCCGCCCACCTCCCGGAGCGTGACGAGCCAGCCGGTCCCGTCCGGCAGCGGGATGGGATCGACGGCCCCCTCCCACCAGCTCTCGTGACCGCCGGCCCGGCGCGGATGGCGCGGGATCGCCGCCCGGCGGCCCGCCTGCGCCCGCGCCCAGGCCGCCTCGACCTCGGGCAATCCGGGGAAGCGGCCGGTCACCGCGCGAGGCGGCTCGACCGGCGCGGTCTCGCCGTACGCCAGCCAGGCGGCGTTCGCGTCGCGGGCGGCGCCGTCCGGCCCGACGACGCAGCGCGCGACGCCGGGCTCGCCGAGCAGGAGCGCGAGGAAGGAGGTGGTGCCGGGCTCGGTGGTGACGTTCAAGGATGGGCCTCGCGGTGGCTCCCAGCCATTCTAGCTTCGAATCATAGGGGCCGCCGGGCCAGCGAGGCTCCCGCCAGCCGTCCGCGTCGGCTCGGAGCGCGGCGCGGGCGCGGGGCAGCCGCCGGGCGCGGGAGGTTCCGCCGCGATGTGCGCATCCGCCTGCATTCGCGCACCCGGGCGCACCTTGCGCACCCATGTCGCGCATGTCACGCTGCGTGCTGGGACGGTCACCGTCCGCTCCAGCCCCCCGAGAGGAAGCCTCATGACCCCTGCCGTCCATGCCCGTCGCTTCGGAGCGGCCGTCGCGGCGTTCGTCGCGGTCGCGCTCCTCCTCCCGGCCTGCGGCGGCGGAGGCGGCGGCGGCGGCGGGAGCGGCGGCGGCAGCGACTGGTACTACCACTGGAGCTGCAACGGCGACTCGGAGTGCCTGTCCACCAACCCGACCGGCCAGGCCTCGGGCACGTCGGGCCCGATCTCCGGCGGTCAGATCGGCTGCAACGAGCTCATGACCTTCGGCCAGCACTTCTGGAACATCCCTCCGGCGGCCCAGTCCTGCGACCAGTCGCCCTCGGGAGGCGCCACCCCGCGCACCCTCCGCTCGATCGCGATCTCGCCGGCGACGACCTCCGTCCCGAAGGGCGCCTCGACGTCCTTCACCGCCACCGGGACGTACACCGACGGCAGCACCGGGGACGTGACCGGGTCGGCCACCTGGTCCACCTCGAGCGCGGTGGCGCACATGATGGGGGCCCAGGCCATCGGCGACGCGGTGGGCACGACGACGGTCACCGCGACCATCGGGACGATCTCCGGCAGCGCCACGCTGACGGTGACCGCGGCCGCCCTGAGCGCGAT from Anaeromyxobacter paludicola harbors:
- a CDS encoding PAS domain-containing protein — protein: MARSLANRVTLAALGLAAALVFGLGAVSYFAVRQLIRLRLAAVGQERPALAGLRWLGLAHALMGLLLLAVVAVAARFAALRVTARLTRLSEGARRIADGTAGALPCDPDYQDEVETVTRAFNGTLAQLRAAQQTLEQRVRERTAALEQRERELRQSQEQLALALEGSRLGSWQWDIPSGQVAYGHLWPRLLGYTGAEIAPTIQAWGALVHPEDAERVRRDVVAHLKGLTSEFDLQYRMRARDGGWRWIHSRGRVVERKGTGIAVRAAGTNADVTWRCEAEERLRDASLANARLAEALQASEERLRLALAAGDHAEWDLDPAQGRITRGPRWWEILGAPPEAHDETLAGWKSVLHPDDRGAACAALQACIDGKAEVYEASYRVRGRDGAWRSIRSRGHAVKRDEAGRALRVTGTSTDVTELDELQGRLLAATRLASVGTLAAGVAHEINNPLTYVSANLAVLLDELSAAAPLEERRGELRERAEEARQGASRIASVVAAMRALGGPERAGQACAIDVGAELQAALQMARNQVVQRAALEVSIAPDLPKASAKTNELGRVFLNLLVNAAQALPEGQADRNRVTVEARRSGDGIVVEVSDTGPGIPPEVRERMFEAFFTTKPVGVGTGLGLSIARSIVVSAGGAIEVDSEPGRGATFRVRLPAAGAPAAASGAAPPPAPASAGARRRVLLIDDEPMVRRSLERILRRHHDVVSLGSAEEALARIVAGERPDVILCDFMMSGLDGIGFHEALSREHAALLERLVFVSGGAFGERATRFLREHAVTVAPKPIDPPALLALIDRIVTRAEAARAA
- a CDS encoding hybrid sensor histidine kinase/response regulator, producing MNVTTEPGTTSFLALLLGEPGVARCVVGPDGAARDANAAWLAYGETAPVEPPRAVTGRFPGLPEVEAAWARAQAGRRAAIPRHPRRAGGHESWWEGAVDPIPLPDGTGWLVTLREVGGPAPSSSDLRERELFLEQLRVSAARDGFRLLLADTLRPLADPDEIQGEAARVLGQHLGATRVHYGEVTPDGAYGIVRSEYRVPGAASTVGRYHLDSYGPLVMGEFRAGRTLVIHDVGSDARLRPDERAATAALGIGAYALLSLFKEGRPVALLVVHQDVPRRWTAEDLALLEETAERTWSSVARARAEQALRESEAKYRSLFDSIDEGFCIIEVLFEGERPADYRFLEVNRSFERHTGLSGATGRCIRELVPAHEEHWFRIYGDVARTGEAARFELPAQALGRYYEVSAFRIGSPEQRRVAVLFDDITARKRAEEELREADRVKTGFLAMLSHELRNPLAPIRNSIYLLERAAAGSEQAARAQEVIRRQTEHLSRLVDDLLDVTRIAHGKVALQRARVDLRDVVRRTADDLRSMFEQGGVGLSVEEETNGPAWVDADATRIGQVLGNLLQNALKFTPGGGRVVVALRADGREVELRVRDTGVGMSPATLARLFEPFAQAEQPLARTAGGLGLGLALVKGLVELHGGSVAARSEGLGLGSELAFRLPLAPAAPAAAAAPGPAVAPRSRDILLVEDNVDAGQSLAEILALEGHRVRVARDGRSALELARALRPDVVLCDIGLPDMDGYEVARALRADEALGSARLIALSGYAQPEDRARAREAGFEAHLPKPPDIELLLAALDRAR